A part of Myxococcota bacterium genomic DNA contains:
- a CDS encoding histone-like protein: MSLAVDGSCAPGESYAANQKQVPGASEHNMAEIPAAAVKRLLVKHGGELRTSGPAVELAVAAAEEYIARLAQEAGNSAQREKRKTIMDDDIKKARQVVG, from the coding sequence GTGTCCCTGGCGGTTGACGGCTCATGCGCCCCTGGGGAATCCTACGCCGCGAACCAAAAACAGGTTCCGGGGGCGAGTGAGCACAACATGGCGGAAATTCCCGCGGCCGCGGTCAAGCGGTTGCTCGTGAAGCACGGTGGAGAGCTGAGAACGTCCGGGCCGGCCGTCGAGCTGGCGGTCGCAGCCGCGGAGGAGTACATCGCGCGCCTCGCTCAGGAGGCCGGCAACTCCGCGCAGCGCGAGAAGCGCAAGACGATCATGGACGACGACATCAAGAAGGCGCGTCAGGTCGTCGGCTAA